A window from Rhineura floridana isolate rRhiFlo1 chromosome 19, rRhiFlo1.hap2, whole genome shotgun sequence encodes these proteins:
- the SEPTIN5 gene encoding septin-5 isoform X5, whose translation MVAGESGLGKSTLVNSLFLTDLYKDRKLLNAEERISQTVEIVKHTVDIEEKGVKLKLTIVDTPGFGDAVNNIECWKPITDYIDQQFEQYFRDESGLNRKNIQDNRVHCCLYFISPFGHGLRPVDMEFMKALHEKVNIVPLIAKADCLIPSEIKKLKERIREETDKFGIKVYQFPECDSDEDEDFKQQDRELKESAPFAVIGSNTVVEAKGQRVRGRLYPWGIVEVENQAHCDFVKLRNMLIRTHMHDLKDVTCDVHYENYRAQCIQQMTSKLTQDNRIESPIPILPLPTPDVETEKLIKMKDEELRRMQEMLQKMKQQMQDQ comes from the exons AAAGAATCAGTCAGACGGTAGAGATTGTGAAGCACACGGTTGACATCGAGGAGAAGGGGGTGAAGTTGAAACTGACCATTGTTGACACGCCGGGGTTTGGAGATGCTGTTAACAACATTGAGTG TTGGAAGCCTATCACGGACTACATTGACCAGCAGTTTGAGCAGTATTTCCGGGATGAGAGCGGCCTCAATCGGAAGAATATCCAGGACAACCGAGTGCACTGCTGCCTCTACTTCATCTCACCCTTTGGCCACGG GTTGAGGCCGGTCGACATGGAGTTCATGAAGGCGCTGCATGAAAAGGTGAACATTGTGCCCCTCATTGCCAAAGCCGACTGCCTCATTCCCTCTGAGATCAAGAAGCTGAAAGAGCGG ATCCGGGAAGAGACTGACAAGTTTGGAATTAAAGTTTACCAGTTTCCGGAGTGCGATTCTGATGAGGATGAGGACTTCAAACAGCAAGACAGAGAGCTGAAG GAAAGTGCTCCCTTTGCAGTCATTGGCAGCAATACTGTGGTTGAAGCCAAAGGGCAGAGGGTACGAGGGCGGCTCTACCCCTGGGGAATTGTGGAAG TGGAAAACCAAGCGCATTGCGACTTTGTGAAGCTGCGGAACATGCTGATCCGAACGCACATGCATGACCTGAAGGATGTCACCTGCGACGTTCACTATGAGAACTATCGAGCACAGTGCATCCAGCAGATGACCAG CAAGCTGACTCAGGACAACAGGATAGAGAGCCCCATCCCGATTCTGCCTCTTCCGACGCCAGACGTTGAAACAGAGAAGCTGATCAAGATGAAAGATGAAGAG TTGCGGAGAATGCAAGAGatgctgcagaagatgaagcagCAGATGCAAGACCAGTga
- the GP1BB gene encoding platelet glycoprotein Ib beta chain encodes MRFLWLLLLFAFLHCVTSTCPPRCRCASTFIDCMSTDLTDDSLPASFPPSTTNLYLNSNDLTSIPNGLFDNLKDLRAVYLSENPWDCDCNILYLRSWLQWQQNRTLYRNVVCYSPSHLQGRIISYLSEDEIISTCQYWYCGVALISQICLFIFILVQALLLFLVIIYLRRFHRIAKDARKTATEIYEHGDTWETLSHMGAE; translated from the coding sequence ATGAGGTTCCTTTGGCTCTTGCTTCTCTTTGCCTTTCTCCATTGCGTCACTTCCACTTGCCCCCCACGCTGCCGATGTGCCTCCACATTCATTGACTGCATGTCAACTGATCTCACGGATGACAGCCTCCCCGCCTCCTTCCCGCCCTCGACGACCAACCTCTACCTCAACAGCAACGATCTCACCTCCATTCCCAACGGACTCTTTGACAACCTGAAGGACCTCCGGGCTGTCTACCTGTCGGAGAACCCTTGGGACTGCGACTGCAACATCCTCTACCTGCGCTCCTGGCTGCAGTGGCAGCAGAACCGGACTCTTTACCGGAATGTAGTGTGCTATTCCCCCTCCCATCTCCAAGGCAGGATCATCAGCTATTTGTCGGAGGATGAGATCATTTCCACATGCCAGTATTGGTACTGTGGTGTGGCACTCATCTCCCAGATctgccttttcatcttcatccttGTGCAAGCACTTCTGCTTTTCCTTGTCATCATCTACCTGCGCAGATTCCACAGGATAGCCAAGGATGCCAGGAAAACAGCCACTGAGATCTACGAGCATGGAGATACATGGGAGACTCTTTCCCATATGGGTGCCGAATGA